Genomic DNA from Dermacentor variabilis isolate Ectoservices chromosome 6, ASM5094787v1, whole genome shotgun sequence:
atgattaagCGCCTACGTgttgtctcgtgtcccccttcttcgtgtgttgttttattcggcgccgtctttgtaatcactCGTATTAAGTCGCAGTTGAGCTGACTGAACCACTAGAAGTCCTGCAATATCttttttaaaatataaaaacaaattttaagttAGAGCGTATTCTGTTTTATTGCCATCTTTAGCACATTGCTTAATGTGACCATTAAGTGAAGGTTGGGCTGCCTCCGATCAACACACAAAcctagcaacactgcgccgccaTGACTAAACACGTGACAACGCGTGGCAACTCGCACATCGTTCGggtgcgtgccctcttcctccgtcaGGCGCGATGCGACGTCGAGTGAGCGCGGCACGTGCGGACGCATTCCAACGCGCACGTCTGGGTGGGGCTTAATAGACGAATAGGTCATCAAAGCAACGTCAACAGCCAATGGTTGGACGAGAGTGGGCGCAGGCGACTCCCATATAAGTTgttatctgtgcaggtctggagttccagtaggtcacTCTGCAAGGGACTCAGAGTCATACTAGACTTTGCTATCACGATCAATGTCAGGCAAAACTGCCAATTTTTAGACATCACATTAACGTCGTATCAAGCAATCATGCAAATAACACAAAACATTGAATGCACCCAGCTTGAGACTGCAATCGGGGTGCCCCAGTGTGCACCATCTCTCGCAAGGCAGCCAAGTACAGCCACTTCTTTAGCCAAATGAGTACCAACATGTAATTTCGAAGTTGTAGAAGCTCTACCACACGTAACCGGATGACGATGGATATAAAAGGGCCCTTAGACCGCTCTGAGGTGAAAATTCTTTGTACCAGTCTAACGTAGAAATAGAGCGGAAATATTGTTTTACTTATAAAACAATGCTGTAATAGTGAAATTACATTTTTTTGACGAGATATCACGCCACTGCTACAAGACCAACTGAATGGAAGCTTCACGGAAGGAATCAGAAGTGCACAATGGCCAATTAATTCACCCTCACTTCTCTGTACACAAACCCACAGCCAGGCCAAAGGGGACATGTCTCCTCTAGCGCAGCTCTCGTTACATTGACGCTTTTGTCCCTAGACCATTCGACAGCTGTTTACCTTAGagacatcacacacacacacgattgCTGCCATCATGACAGGGCCAGATGAAGGatgagtgctttctttttctccatttGTGGCTTCCCCACGGCACGTATCACCGCCATGTTCATCCAAGATATTGCCAGCCCCCAAAGAAATTCTGTACCTTGTGTTATGACTCAGCAAAATTGGCGGGCAGGTAGCAATTAAACGAGGTATGCCACTGCcgataaaaaaaatatgctgcgCATTTTTCCTCGGTGCTCCCATGTGGCAGCTGCAGCGATCACAGCAGTGGAGCAAGCTTAAGTATTGTGATGCCACGATGCATTTGCCTCCTGGATACTGAAACCGAAGCTAGCTCATAGAAACAAGTACATCTTGACTACTCGAGGAGCTGTGATGCTGGgcactattcttttttttctagggTGTAACACAACAAAATGACATCGGAAATGTCATGCCAATACTCCTTTGAAACGTGTGAAGTTGGTCATACAACAATCTGAGCTTGAATTGGCAGTAATGTCTTTATTAGCACTTTGTTACATTATTTTCTTATTCACAGACATTAAGATATAGCAGAAAAAAATTTATGTGAAATGTGCTTTCTGCAGCCACTACCGCACATATCGAAATAATCATTTTATACATCAAGTAAAGCAGCCCTTTTATTGTCTACAACCATTCAATCATTTCATCGCTGCCTTACACACACCACAGTAAAAACAATAGAGCACAAGGGTGGTAACAGCTCCAGATAAACAGCTACAACTCGGCAAGTTGAGGCAGGTTCCTTTCTTGATTGCCCAACTACACTGCAGTGACATAGCAAGAGCCCAGATTCACCCACTTCAATTAAACACTCATGAAAGCAGAACAGCAGAATGTTGCCGCTGATGACAAGGGAAAATttacatttctaaaaaaaaatttcttttcaaagtcCATTTTTTCCTGTCTAACTCTGACAACAGGCTTCCTCCTCACCAATGTTGCAGTCGCAACGGCACATGTGTGTGCAACAGTTTCAATGACAGCACAGTCCTTGCTGTCAGCAAATTCTTGGGCCGGggagaaaggaaaataaatagcACTTTATTACCTTTACTTCTGCAGACTTCACACGACACAAGCACGGAAAAAATGGTAAATTTCGCATGAAAGGTAGCCGAGAGAAACCAGTGGCATTCGACATTCTGCAAATGGTGATACTGTGGGGATCGCTCCTGCATGCTCTTCACCAATGCTCAGATCTAGAAAGGGAACGAGATACACAAGGTGAGCACCACAACACACCAATGTAACAGCCAGCATCATGAAATGTGGTAACCAACATGCAATGCACTGCCGCTTGAGAACTAAGTGAAAGTAGCATATGGCTGCATGACACTTACCCCCTCAATGTCCTCATCGCCACTGACTTCATCGAACTCAATGttgtcgtcttcctcttcttcacCAAAGTTGACAGTGTCGTTGATTTTCGCTGTAAGAAGTTGAAGTGATTTAAATGTCTGCACAACACCAGTTAACCTCAACATGACGGCAGTGTTGTAACAAGATCAGAACAGTGCTACCATTAAAATCTTGGACTTCCAAAGAAACAATTATTTCACTGCAAGCTACAGTGGCAGTTCTACATCTTGCATTGAGAACACTTGCATCATGCACACGAATGAACACACCTTTTATTCAGGAGATCACAACACGCAACACAGGGGAGACTAGCGACTGCAGGCCCGTAAAAAAAGCCATGAGAGAAAAGTTCTTATTACACTGGAACACTTTCTATTACCGAAATGTCTCATCAAAAGCCATGTGCCAATCGACTTCTGGACCACCACAGCTTATGTTCCCTTCTCTTTTCTATCCTGTGGCCCAATTCATAGCACAAACTTCTCACTTATTTACCTCTGGGCTGATTTAGGCACTAACAAGCTACCCTAAATGAGTTCAGCCTGgcaaagtattctttcaaaacagtTTTAATTCATTTAACAGTAAAAGTGTGACTATTAGAGCAGAAAATGGATGACTGCTCTATTTGTGCCCAGAAAATCGCAGAATATTCTCTCACATTAAGGGCATTttgacacacaaaagaaaaaacttCTAAAAACTTGCCAGGCCTTCTTTACCAACAAACCATTTACTACACCCATTTGACACTGTCAAAATCCACAATTTCGTAGCGAGGCAGTGCAGGAACTTCAGGATGGCATTGCCACAGTGGCACATTAGAAATAAGGCTTGGGTTAATGTTTCTATTAGCGTCCATTTAAGACAGGTTTAGCAAAAGGGTAAGAGCCAATGCTTCACAGTGCAGTTCTGGTTGCACTGCAGAGCAAAAAATATAACCCAAAATGTTCCGAATCCCTGCAGCAGAAGCCACAAATGTTCACGAAGTTACTCAACAGACACTGCCtaatttttttcgaactgcctgTGTGGTGCctatattttacttctttaattaaCTTTTGTCAGAATTGGGTATTTAAACTTTTTGGTGTTTGCTACACTGGAATGGAGAAACTGAAGGAATTAGTGCAACTCTGATATTTGAAGGTAGCTGCATGTGTTCCATTTAGTTAGCATTGCAATGAACTGAAGCAAGAAGGAAAATCAGTACGCCTCTCAAGCTGCAGCTTACCGTGCTCAGGCAGTTCTCCGTAGGACTTCAGGTTTCGTGCTTCGTCTGGGTTGTATTTGAGGATGACATCTGCCTTGGCATCCTGGTAGTCCCGCAGACccactaaaatgatgtcacccTGGTTTATCCAAACCTGCAACCAGCATTACAAAAATCAATTCGAAAATTCTTCATGTAAACTTCGTTGCCTTTTTCGTGGCTCGGTATCCATATTACGTTGATTAATTGCTTGATTTATGAAATTCTTCACTCCAACGCTACACAATGGGAGCAACAGGCACTGCGGTGGGACAACTACAACAAATTATGGAtagcaaggggggggggaggggtaattGTAAGTGTCCGCCTAATGGACATgttcattttgtctgctgctgaagtgctggtTAGGTAGAAATGCTCATCTTGTTGTGACGCGCACCGGCCAATCAGACCTTCAGCAGCAAACGAAATtaacatgtccactaggtgaacaCTTACGGAATAACCTCCCATGTCTACTAAACTTGCCGATAAGCTCAACCTGACAAAAAGGGTGGTTGACCACTATTAAAAAGTGGTAACCAGTTGGGAAGCAAGCCAGTGGCCTTGTACCTCACAAATGACTGTGACAGCGGACTACCTGAGTCACGCACATAGTTTAATGCTTTCCTAGTAACAATGATGTAAAGCAGGAAACTTCGCAGCAGTTTCATGCTGTACTTCGAAGACTTTTCAACCAATAGTATCTATTAGTGATGTAGATGCTATTACATGGTCAACTTGGTCAACCAAGTAACTATCTATTGAGTGGATAGGGTTATGCAGATAAGTGTGGGATTTTAGTCAGCCTTGCAGTCTGCACTCATTTAAGCCCGCAGACAACCCTGGCATAAAGCAGGTTGGTGAAGGTTATGCAGTGAACACGAATGTTCCATTTAAATTTTTCTCCCCTGCATTTTCGTCATATGCTGGCGAAACTTCAGACACGAGGAGAAATAGAAGATGTCTTCATTTGAATATTGTGACATCAGAAGCATTTAGTTTTTAGACTCTGCATATGCAGAATACTacacgcatttcgatgggggcgaaatgcgaaaacacccgtgtgcttagatttaggtgcacgttaaagaaccccaggtggtcaaaatttccggagtcctccactacggcgtgcctcataatcagaaagtggttttggcacgtaaaaccccaaatattattattattaatacaaCTACAATCAACAAAGAGTGCATTGCCATTCAAAAATTTCGAAAAATAAATGGAAGAGAAAGAGCACGGAGCAAACAGTACATGCAATGCAGTATCAACAGCTCACAAGAAAAACTATAATGTAGGGCCACAGAATTTCTCAGTACAAATTTGGGCTTTTTTGCAATTTGTACAAAAAGTTGTGGGCAAGAATACAGCTACTGTCAGACTTAACCTGAACAGTGAAGATTCATCTCTAGTGGCTTAACAGCACTTATGTGTTAAAATGTGAACTGTACAGAGCAAGAATTAAATGCCTTGGAAGGACGATGTATTAAGCTAGCATATTTAAGGCACTCAACACTAATAACAGTAATATATTCCCTATGGGGAAGCAATAAGGCACTTAATGCATGTTCAGGTTAAATATGACAGAGCCTGTACCTTGCCGTGCCTGCCAAAGGTACCAAAATAGGACCCTGGTCACGTGAAAATACTGAAAACCATGTCACAGAGCATGCACGGCATACACAGCTATACAACTTCGTATAACTTTTATACTTGCCTTTTTTCTCAGTTTTCCTCGAATGTGACACAGTCTCTTCATGCCATCAAAGCACATGGCCTCTAGCCGTCCGTTGCCAAGCATTTTGATAACTTGAGCATATTCTGTTAGAAAGAAGGAAGCCACAAACCAGAAGTTGTTATACAAAAACAAGATTGTTTGCTACTGGTCCAATGAAAAAGTATATTCAAATGACTACACATTCCTAAGAATCGAAACTGTGAGTGACAAGATTGTAGAAGAAACACCAGTGCACATGATGAAAAACAATTCTTCAAAACAAAGCTGTAAAAGTTGCTGGAGTCATTCTTTCAGAACGTAGATAATCCAGAATGTTATTACTGTATCAGCTGCATAATGTATAGCGGGAAGGAATGGCATACGCCACCTTCATATCAAGTCACAAGATTAAAGAAAAGAGGGTTAAAGAAAATTGCCAAGTAAGATTGCAAAGAACAATTAGGCCTCAAACCCAACTCAAACCATGCAAAAAAGTTAGCACTAGTTCGAATTGGGCGATTTCAATAAGCCGAATTTACTACTATACTCAGTTACTGCCTATAATTATGCTGCTAACCAGAGGCAAACTTTCATACAACGGGAAGTCTGCTTGTTCGTTAATGCTTACAAGCGACGCAGTAAATGACCCGGTAAGTGATCGCACATATACTTGGTAGTAGGCATGTGCAAAACCTTACCTTGGCCGTCCTCCTTGAAGACGAGTTCTCTCTTTTCAGTTTCattttcgttctttcctcttctcCTATTTTTACCTCCCTTTCCTACAAGCATCAAGAAAGGAATGTCAAGGCGCAAACATGACACAGCAGCTATTGGGGCTATGCGTCACTGAATTATGTGATCCATTACAGGCCATTAGCGTCGTACATTACACGAATTGTGAAAAGGATTTTGGTACCTTACCACTTTCGCTGCATTACTTATGATTTTACACTCCGTTTACGGTCGTCACAATGACACCACGGTGAGAGCAGTTCCCTACTATTCGACAAACATCGCAACTATAAACATCCCCAATGCCTCACAAAACACTTCGCACGGCTCAAAGAACGTGCACGGTGACCAAGTGACTGCGGAGTCATTGCAGAAgtcaaaattggtgcagcaaAGTATCATACATTCCTACTAGAGATAACAAGGAAAGCAGTCTCGCACAACTTGCACTACTGCCTATAGTTCAATATGTTTGTTTCGGTTCGAAACTTAACACAACTTTTATAACAGTAGTGATACGCCTTCCCGCAACTACAGAAACTTGGAGTAGATTTTTTGCAAATAAAGTATAACGCTGCACGCATTACATCAGCGCCTGAAAGCACAACCATTGTGGGCCGCAGTCAGCCGCCTCACACTAACGCACGAGACTTAACACTACGGCGATTCAGCAAACAACTGAAAGCCGAGTACTCACCCTTGTTCTTCGGCATGTCAGGAGTGCTTAGTTGGCGTTTTTCACAATGAGATGCTCACAAATTTCGGAGACCTACTTGTGTACCACGCAATATGGACGACGCACAAGCCCGGAAAAGATGGCGCTGCCTGCGGAGCCTCATTGTTGCTTATATTTGCTGTGCTATTTCGCATAAAGCACTGAAATCAGCGTCACCGCGTGATAAACGATAAAATTCAAAGTACAATAATTTACACTGTAAATTGCCGTGTGGTTTCTGAGCATCTGCATAGGTATTCTATAGAGCTTATTGTTCCAAATTTTTTTGTGTTTGATCTGACCCAATTCTTGTTTTGGTTTTTGGTCTCTATGAGTGGCGCCATAGAAACTCTAGTGGCGCCGCAGTACAAGGTTGTTAGCGCAGCGCGCAAGTGGAGTATTTAAACGCGCTCAGGGGCGGGGAAAGAGAGAAACTGAACTCCAGTGCTCCGCCATAGGTTCCGCAGCGAGCCGCATTCTGAGTTCTCGATACGCGCGACTTTGCTGCCGAAACCACCGGTCAGACGCTGAAACTTTATATTAACGTTAATCCTAAGAAGTCAGGCACTCGGGATGACAATCAAGGCTGTCTGCGTATTGTCGGGCTCGGACAAAACCAAGGGGACCCTTCACTTCTCGCAGGAGGTGAGTGGCGTAACGGGTGTGTTCGTTCAGTTTATTCGCGCACATTTGTCATGTGCCAAAACAGGCGACTATGTGCCAAGAAGTACTTCGTTGTAACTCTCAGAGCACGCATTGCTACCTTAATTATGTAGCTATCTAGCAATATATCTCATCCGTCTGTTACTACTTGTTATTTAATGGTCTAGGCGCCGGGGCTCTGCACACGGCACCATTACCTCGATCGTCGCCTGTTTCCTTCTCGAGTGCTTCCGCGACTATCGAAAGTTACGAATGGCCTTCGGGCCACTCTAAAACAGCTACTTCGTTTATTAGTTTGTACAAGGTGTTTTATTAATCGTGCGGCGGTGTTTCTTGCAGTGCGAGGGAAAGCCGGTTAAAGTTGTCGGCGAAGTAACTGGCCTTGGGAAAGGACTTCATGGGTTTCACATTCACGAGTTCGGAGATAACACTAACGGTAAGTTGAGTTGTTTCACACCAGTTAAGCCAATTTGGTTGATCACGGTTTCTTTCCACTTTTTGCACCGTGCTACGTGTGCACGGCCAACCGCGCACACAGCGAACTTGTCCCACTGGGGCAGACCTGCTTGTAACAGGTGGTTTGTATCCTGCCTGTTATTGACGTGGTTTTTCTTTTGCAGGGTGTGTGAGTGCAGGTGCGCACTTCAACCCGCACAGCAAGGAGCATGGTGCACCGACTGATTCGAACAGGTGATTTGTCTGGAACTCGATGCATCAGGGCGTCGATGCGTTTGGTCAGCTCATTGAAATTTTCTTACTGTCTGCGCACTTATCCTTTAACAGGCATGTTGGAGACCTGGGCAATGTTGTTGCTGGCGACGACGGTGTTGCGAAGGTGAACATCGAGGACTGTGTAATTTCGCTTTGTGGAGCGCACAACATCATTGGACGATCTCTTGTGGTGAGTGTCAAATCCCCGGGACAGTTAATGCCTGCTTTTCACGCACAAATGTAGCACTGACCAATATCCCTTGTCAGCACTTGTTGCACTCAAATGTACAGGCTGACACCACATCCATGTTTACTTGTTGTTCTTGCTATGTAGTGGATGTGAATAATCTGTGAAACTTCTTTCTCTGCTGTGCAATTCATTGACTAGCAAATTCTTTAGCAGCAGTGATGTGTTTGTAGACATCAGTGTCACAATGAAACTCATGACAAATGTTAACAGGTTCATGCCGACCCAGACGACCTTGGAAAGGGAGGCCATGAACTGAGCAAGACTACAGGGAATGCGGGTGCCCGACTTGCCTGCGGTGTAGTTGGCATCACCAAGTAAGCCAACAAAATGGCACATTTACGATACTTCGTTCATGCATTCTCAACATGCAGaccaataaactttttttttgttcccccaAAGTGTCTCCCCGCTTCTTTTTGTGGCGTTATGCAGCAGCCATTCTGCATCTTCGGCATGGTATTGCCTACTACTAATGTGACTCAGATGCACTGTCATATATCAATTTGGCATTcttgtacagccgccctgatttttaataatatagcgcgagcgtcgactgaactgctggtgagcgccttataacggcgataagcgtgcaacaagagcgtgcaacaaggcgagtgcaacaaggctcgtgcgcgaactctcgccttgttgcacgcttatcgccgttataaggcgctcaccagcagttcagtcgacgctcgcgctatattattaaaaatcagggcggctgtacctACCATTGCTACCAATTCTGTAGTCGCTGTGCACACACTCCCAAGTTTGAAAAACCTGTGCATGCCCTAGCTCAGTATTCAGACTTGCTGCAAATGGTCCTCTACaataacagggtgtctaccaagttgacatttctaaattccctaagtgcctttgcaaaattccctgagtcgCACAGAACTTAGTTTCATGTCAAGACGGGTTGTCGCCCGATGTTCCACTCtttagtaagcatgttaaaaaataaaaaaactgcttgatccagtttgaatagtaaggagtagtgtgcATATTActgaaagaaaacagaagggcggAGCtaataaaatgcacagcgaataaactTGTATATGAAAAATATGGTAAaacattgcaaatcgagtcaaacattctcaaatacgaataaaaacgagatgcatacagaagcaaatatattcaaaTATGAGATATTTCTATTAacttatagcaagctcattggtgtgaggcctgaactttgttacaagtgagattctctctcaacatttcctgtcaacctcaactgtcctgacataatCTCAGTccacgcacaacgcctcagtgttgcgtttcacttattttggtttggataaggGACCCTTGCATCTTGGCGTCAGCCAACagtttgctttttgagctcaagctccttcaaagaaatGGCGGCACACTGCTCAAGAACCCtcactccgcccccccccccccccccccgaacgatgggagaccttgtccagccccgacctaccgacccagttcacgctggcggctaggggccaggaactgctggacgcacatgggacctgagaaggttccaccccatcagGTGCCAGCATGCACCAACATTaactaagggctcagtataaaagttgattttctctccctttcccattcattcctcagtGCGTAGGTCTTttgtgttctcgtcctcctttAGTCATGCGTTTGCCCCATGGGCCATTTGAAgaatcctcttggtcagttgtacagtcaacgtccgaaaaatcgggcagtttgAAAAAATTCATGCCTGTCTTTCACTGCCCTCAatggctcaaatcgccacaggcacatcccaaaaagctctgaaggcctgtcagtacacttaatAAGCATATCTGTGCTCTtactgtgacagaagatggcggttgcacgcgtgtataattaatacatactgtgtcccgtgctAATTGACCCTTTCCACACTGgttagcttcactgcaatactttcgTGTATGCTTGACCACGTAACACtcctgtactgaggcgaagctaactttcgggaacTGGCTTAATAGCGAACATCAAAGCAGCTCGGCAtagcattgccgcagtggtggctacggctgccagcggatttgTGTGCGAGTGTGCCGGTTCGAGCTATAGGCGGCAAACTCGAGGAGAGTGTGTTGGGAGGCTGGTTGGTAGgacgtgtatgtgtgtatgtgaaCTTAAACTGTGCTAGGGACGAGACACCGAAGTAGATCAAGACGGTACTAACGCAGCTGTGTTCGCAGTTTCGTTCTGCATCTACCTAGGTGTCTCGTCCCTAGCACAGTTTCAGTTCACAAAAAAGGTAATCATTATGGcgacggcggtggtggctttgattaatgccgtttcggacctgcggtcacagcaaaaagtccggaaaatcggacggcgaagggttctcgcGTTCGAAATTTCAGAGGTTCTTATACATTGGCTGTATagggtggtgccgcgaagccgtccgaattatcgggcgtccggaaagtctgTCGTTGGCGGTATACACTGGGAACTCCTCCAGCGGTCGACACGGCGTCGAAgaggattcgttacgattcctctctgtcaCTTGGGCCAGCAATACCGCGACTTCCGTTCCCTTTCAACAAGATTACTGCTAATTTTCCGATGGAAGCAGAAATTCCCGGAGTTATCCCTGAGAATtctcggttttcccggttggtagacaccctgaataatCAGCCTCCTTCGATTACAATGCCTCCAGAGTGCTGGCCCTCAAGGATGCTACAATTGTGTACTAGGTAGCGACAACAGTAAACATTGCTGGCTGAAGTCTTGGCATGTTGTACCTCAGTAGATATTCAGCACATTTTTGCTGTCTATTCTGATCAGGTGCATGATGGCTTTGCCGAATTGCAACAGCTTGGCTGCCAGTCTTTGTGCACCTAACTTAAGCAGACATCTAAGCAACATTAGGCTACACTACGTGACATGCTTCGACTATTCCAATTTTCTTGCGCAGCATATGA
This window encodes:
- the eIF1A gene encoding eukaryotic translation initiation factor 1A codes for the protein MPKNKGKGGKNRRRGKNENETEKRELVFKEDGQEYAQVIKMLGNGRLEAMCFDGMKRLCHIRGKLRKKVWINQGDIILVGLRDYQDAKADVILKYNPDEARNLKSYGELPEHAKINDTVNFGEEEEDDNIEFDEVSGDEDIEGI
- the Sod1 gene encoding superoxide dismutase 1; translated protein: MTIKAVCVLSGSDKTKGTLHFSQECEGKPVKVVGEVTGLGKGLHGFHIHEFGDNTNGCVSAGAHFNPHSKEHGAPTDSNRHVGDLGNVVAGDDGVAKVNIEDCVISLCGAHNIIGRSLVVHADPDDLGKGGHELSKTTGNAGARLACGVVGITK